The stretch of DNA GAGGAGCAGCAGGCAACCGGCGTCACCGCAGACTTCATCCGCCTCTCCGTGGGCATCGAGGACCCAGACGACATCATCGAAGACTTAGACCAAGCACTCAAAGCATCCCAGCAGTAAACCCACACGGAGGAAACCCAATTGAGCACCCCCCCACCTCAAACATTTGTCTTCGAGGAGTTGCCGCTGGAGTCAGGCGAGAAACTAGGTCCAGTTAGCCTTGCCTACGAAACCTTCGGCAGCCTCAACGGAGACAAATCCAACGCGGTTCTGGTTTGCCATGCGCTCAGCGGGGACTCGCATGTAGCAGGCGAGGGAGGCTGGTGGAGTAACCTTGTGGGTCCGGGCAAAGCCGTAGATACGGAGCGGTACTTTGTGGTCTGCAGCAACGTGCTGGGGGGCTGCCGAGGCTCCACAGGTCCCTCTTCAGTTAACCCCAAAACAGGTAAACCATACGGCATCGATTTCCCCCTCATCACCATCGGCGACATCGTAAACGCCCAATGCCACCTCATAGACTACTTAGGCATCGACAAGCTACTGGCGGTTGTAGGCGGCTCCATGGGCGGCATGCAAGTCCTCCAATGGGTGGTTGCCTACCCCAATCGCATCCGCTCAGCCATCCCCATCGCAACCACACTCAAGCACACCCCCCAACAGATCGCATTCAACGAGGTTGGACGCCAAGCAATCATGGCTGACCCCGACTGGCACAGCGGCAACTACTACGGCAAAGCCATCCCTGCCAAGGGGCTAGCAATCGCACGCATGATTGGGCACATCACCTACATGAGTGACGTTTCGATGACTGAGAAGTTTGGGCGCAAATTTCGTTCCGATAGGGCGCCGTTCAAGTTTGGCGCAGACTTCGAAGTCGAAGGCTATCTGCATAATAGAGGCGACACCTTTGTGCGGCGATTTGACGCTAACAGTTACCTCTACATCACCAAAGCTATCGACTACTTCAACATCCTCAACGGACACAGCCTCAGCAGCATATTTGGGGGCTTAAGCGCCAAAGTGCTAGTCATCGCCTTCAAATCCGACTGGCTTTACCCAACCTACCAGTCGCAGGAAATCGTTAAAGCCTGCAAACTCTCAGGTGTGGATGCCAGCTACTGTGAAGTCAACAGTACCTATGGGCACGATGCGTTTCTGCTGGAGACCGAGCAGGAGGGGCGGCTAATCAGCGGCTTCCTCAAAGGCGTATTCAATGGCAACGGAAAGGGAGTTGGTGCCAACGGCAAGTAAAATCGAATTTGAGGTCATCGCCAAGTGGGTTGGGCAGGGCGCTTCGGTGCTGGATTTAGGCTGCGGCGACGGGGAACTCTTGGCGTATCTAACCCGTGAAAATCATGTTCGAGCGCAGGGCATAGAACTCGACGAGCAAGCCACTCACCGCTGCGTCGCAGAGGGCCTAAGCGTCTACCAGCAGGACATAGACACGGGGCTCTCCGAATACGCCGACAACACCTTCGACTACGTCATCTTAAACCAGACGCTCCAGCAAGTCAAAAAACCCGACTTCGCCTTAGCGGAGGCGCTGCGGGTAGGCAAAAAAGCAGTGGTGGGCATCCCCAACTTCGCCTACTACAAAGCCCGCGCCTCCATCCTTCTCCGGGGCAGGGTGCCGGTGACGGCGGCTTTGCCCTACCAGTGGTATGACAGCCCCAACCTGCATTTTCTGAGCCTAGCGGACTTTGAGGGTTTCTGCCAGAAAAGGGGCATACGGATCCAACGCAGCTTCTTTGCATCGGGTAACCATGCGGTGCGTTTTGTGCCCAACTTGTTTGCGGAGTTCGGCTATTTTCTGCTCTGTAAGCCTTAGGCTGCCTCTTGTTTGGGGGGTTACCGCGTGGTTTGCACGGTAAAGCCTTTAAATGGGCTGGGTGTTTCTATATTCCGCACACGTATGCGGAGGTCGCCCAGCATGGCCAAAGGCGTAAGACTGAGGCTCTTATCCCGCAGGGGTTCGTGGGTTCAAATCCCACCCTCCGCACCACTTGCACTCGGTTTTGAAGGATGGTGGACTTCCATCAGGTTCTCGGTGTTACATTTCACCCTGCTTTACCCTCGCTTACCAAATTCCCAGCTTAGGTTTAGGCTGTT from Candidatus Bathyarchaeota archaeon encodes:
- a CDS encoding homoserine O-acetyltransferase; translated protein: MSTPPPQTFVFEELPLESGEKLGPVSLAYETFGSLNGDKSNAVLVCHALSGDSHVAGEGGWWSNLVGPGKAVDTERYFVVCSNVLGGCRGSTGPSSVNPKTGKPYGIDFPLITIGDIVNAQCHLIDYLGIDKLLAVVGGSMGGMQVLQWVVAYPNRIRSAIPIATTLKHTPQQIAFNEVGRQAIMADPDWHSGNYYGKAIPAKGLAIARMIGHITYMSDVSMTEKFGRKFRSDRAPFKFGADFEVEGYLHNRGDTFVRRFDANSYLYITKAIDYFNILNGHSLSSIFGGLSAKVLVIAFKSDWLYPTYQSQEIVKACKLSGVDASYCEVNSTYGHDAFLLETEQEGRLISGFLKGVFNGNGKGVGANGK
- the metW gene encoding methionine biosynthesis protein MetW → MATERELVPTASKIEFEVIAKWVGQGASVLDLGCGDGELLAYLTRENHVRAQGIELDEQATHRCVAEGLSVYQQDIDTGLSEYADNTFDYVILNQTLQQVKKPDFALAEALRVGKKAVVGIPNFAYYKARASILLRGRVPVTAALPYQWYDSPNLHFLSLADFEGFCQKRGIRIQRSFFASGNHAVRFVPNLFAEFGYFLLCKP